A portion of the Parasteatoda tepidariorum isolate YZ-2023 chromosome 5, CAS_Ptep_4.0, whole genome shotgun sequence genome contains these proteins:
- the LOC139425608 gene encoding uncharacterized protein isoform X1 — protein MMFKAVKTVFGRKDYGHLIEDGVEEDVRYGEGKWKVWMTQTRVTNPTNRSLHYQEVYKYVMTWLEWHDFEWSLEDEEVYDLFFERIDKKPKVWRIEDESWATRARRWAHRKFGGKSSKEKDSEDPEKEPFFKEG, from the exons atgaTGTTTAAAGCAGTGAAAACTGT tttCGGAAGGAAGGACTACGGCCACCTCATTGAGGATGGAGTTGAGGAAGATGTCCGTTATGGCGAGGGAAAATGGAAGGTCTGGATGACTCAAACAAGAGTGACGAATCCCACAAACAGAAGCCTTCACTATCAAGAAGTGTATAAGTACGTGATGACATGGCTTGAATGGCATGACTTCGAGTGGAGTCTTGAAGATGAAGAGGTGTACGATCTTTTCTTTGAAAGGATTGACAAGAAACCGAAGGTGTGGAGGATAGAAGACGAGAGTTGGGCCACCAGAGCGAGACGCTGGGCACACCGGAAGTTTGGTGGCAAGTCAAGCAAGGAAAAGGATTCAGAAGATCCAGAGAAGGAACCTTTTTTCAAGGAAGGTTAA
- the LOC139425608 gene encoding uncharacterized protein isoform X2 produces the protein MFKAVKTVFGRKDYGHLIEDGVEEDVRYGEGKWKVWMTQTRVTNPTNRSLHYQEVYKYVMTWLEWHDFEWSLEDEEVYDLFFERIDKKPKVWRIEDESWATRARRWAHRKFGGKSSKEKDSEDPEKEPFFKEG, from the exons ATGTTTAAAGCAGTGAAGACTGT tttCGGAAGGAAGGACTACGGCCACCTCATTGAGGATGGAGTTGAGGAAGATGTCCGTTATGGCGAGGGAAAATGGAAGGTCTGGATGACTCAAACAAGAGTGACGAATCCCACAAACAGAAGCCTTCACTATCAAGAAGTGTATAAGTACGTGATGACATGGCTTGAATGGCATGACTTCGAGTGGAGTCTTGAAGATGAAGAGGTGTACGATCTTTTCTTTGAAAGGATTGACAAGAAACCGAAGGTGTGGAGGATAGAAGACGAGAGTTGGGCCACCAGAGCGAGACGCTGGGCACACCGGAAGTTTGGTGGCAAGTCAAGCAAGGAAAAGGATTCAGAAGATCCAGAGAAGGAACCTTTTTTCAAGGAAGGTTAA
- the LOC139425608 gene encoding uncharacterized protein isoform X3, producing MFKAVKTVFGRKDYGHLIEDGVEEDVRYGEGKWKVWMTQTRVTNPTNRSLHYQEVYKYVMTWLEWHDFEWSLEDEEVYDLFFERIDKKPKVWRIEDESWATRARRWAHRKFGGKSSKEKDSEDPEKEPFFKEG from the exons atGTTTAAAGCGGTGAAGACTGT tttCGGAAGGAAGGACTACGGCCACCTCATTGAGGATGGAGTTGAGGAAGATGTCCGTTATGGCGAGGGAAAATGGAAGGTCTGGATGACTCAAACAAGAGTGACGAATCCCACAAACAGAAGCCTTCACTATCAAGAAGTGTATAAGTACGTGATGACATGGCTTGAATGGCATGACTTCGAGTGGAGTCTTGAAGATGAAGAGGTGTACGATCTTTTCTTTGAAAGGATTGACAAGAAACCGAAGGTGTGGAGGATAGAAGACGAGAGTTGGGCCACCAGAGCGAGACGCTGGGCACACCGGAAGTTTGGTGGCAAGTCAAGCAAGGAAAAGGATTCAGAAGATCCAGAGAAGGAACCTTTTTTCAAGGAAGGTTAA